From the genome of Caulobacter sp. FWC2:
GGCACGGGGCGGCGGCCAGGGCCGCGCTGGATGCGGAAAGCGCCATGACCATGGCGGCGGCGAGAGCGAGGGACTTGCGCATGTTTCCTCCTGTCAGCGCGAGAGCGCGACGTCGCGCCCGATTGGTGACGCTTTCAAGGCGACCCACGATGAGCACCTCCTGGTTTTGAGTTCTCAAAACTTGCAATTCAGGCGGGAACACTTCTAGCTCTGAAGCTCAAGCTTCAGGGGAGCATGCTGCGCGCCATCGACTGGAAAATACTGTCGATAGGCGGCTGTCACCAACGCGCACGGGGGATACGCGATCCTGTCGCGGCAGGATCCCGGGCGCGGCGCGTGCCGCCTCGAAGGTGAACATCAGGGTGCGGCCAGGCGGCGCCGCCACTGGCGCACGCGCTGCAGTTTGACGGTCATGCGGCGGATGATCCGCTCGGGGTTGGGGCGCGCGCTGAGGGCGCGTGAAGCGGACATGGCGACTTCGAGTTCTTGAATTGTTCTCATCCCGCGAGGCAAGAAAGTCAATCGGATTCGAAAGCGGGTTTGGCGCGGCAAGAGCGGCGGACGAGTGGGGCGATCAGCGGCTGCTTCAACGCAGCTTGGCGTCGGAACGGTCGGCGCCCAGGAGATGCCAAAGGCGTTCGGCCGGCATGATAATAAAATGAAGTTATTTTTATAATTGCCGCTAAGCGTGGATTGAGGTGAATTTCGCCGCTCTGGCTTGTGGTCAGCGTCAAAGAAGCGGGGAGGATCATCGCCATGGATCGCCAGTTGAGGCCTAAACGTCGTTGGGTGGTCCCAGGGATCGCGGCGCTTTCCCTCCTGGCGGCCGCCGGCTTGGCGCGGGCGGACGATCCGCCGCCGCCGCTCAAGGACAATGGTCTGGCGCGCACGCCGCCGATGGGCTGGAACAGCTGGAACAGGTTCGCCTGCGATGTCGACGAGACGCTGATCCGCAAGACCGCCGACGCGATGGTCAGTTCCGGCATGCGCGAGGCGGGCTATCAGTACGTGGTGATCGACGACTGCTGGCACGGCGCGCGCGACGCGCACGGCGATATCCAGCCCGACGCCAAGCGCTTCCCCAGCGGCATGAAGGCCTTGGGCGACTACATCCACGCCAAGGGCTTGAAGTTCGGCATCTATTCGGACGCGGGCCTGAAGACCTGCGGCGGCCGCCCCGGCAGCTGGGGGCATGAGTATCAGGACGCCAAGCAATATGCGGCCTGGGGCGTGGACTATCTGAAGTACGACTGGTGCATGGCCGGCACGCAGGACGCCCGCTCGGCCTACTACATCATGTCGGCGGCCCTGCAGGCGAGCGGCCGCGATATCGTGCTGTCGATCTGTGAGTGGGGGACTTCCAAGCCCTGGCTGTGGGCCGACAAGGTCGGCAATCTCTGGCGCACCACCGGCGACATCTACGACAAGTGGGAGGGTGTGCGCGACTACAGCTCCGGCGTGATGAACATCGTCGACAAGCAGGCCGAACTCTATCCCTACGCCCGTCCTGGCCACTGGAACGACCCGGACATGCTGGAGGTGGGCAACGGGGGCATGACCGCCGAGGAGTATCGCTCGCACTTCAGCCTCTGGGCGATGCTGGCCGCGCCGCTGATCGCCGGCAACGACATCGCCAGCATGGACGCCTCGACCCAGGCGATCCTCACCAACCGCGAGGTCATCGCGGTGGATCAGGATCCGCTCGGCCAACAGGCGCGACGGGTGTCCAAGGAAGGCGACCTGGAAGTCTGGATACGGCCTTTGCAG
Proteins encoded in this window:
- a CDS encoding glycoside hydrolase family 27 protein, yielding MDRQLRPKRRWVVPGIAALSLLAAAGLARADDPPPPLKDNGLARTPPMGWNSWNRFACDVDETLIRKTADAMVSSGMREAGYQYVVIDDCWHGARDAHGDIQPDAKRFPSGMKALGDYIHAKGLKFGIYSDAGLKTCGGRPGSWGHEYQDAKQYAAWGVDYLKYDWCMAGTQDARSAYYIMSAALQASGRDIVLSICEWGTSKPWLWADKVGNLWRTTGDIYDKWEGVRDYSSGVMNIVDKQAELYPYARPGHWNDPDMLEVGNGGMTAEEYRSHFSLWAMLAAPLIAGNDIASMDASTQAILTNREVIAVDQDPLGQQARRVSKEGDLEVWIRPLQGGGRAVVLLNRGAAPAQISLDWSQMDYPATLQAKVRDLWAGKDVGIHTGRYQATAASHGVVMLKVQP